In one Nicotiana tomentosiformis chromosome 6, ASM39032v3, whole genome shotgun sequence genomic region, the following are encoded:
- the LOC138894504 gene encoding uncharacterized protein gives MLHEQELHNLDDDDDEIEEGDDSSLLPLKSQKRGRIQTMSSSCGSTGKTKGPMDCYFSQKPGDMGGKNGNPQIDAKAILRDRAVAMFARWMYDAGQYGPGMKPPTYHEVRGPYLKKEVEETNKIVEEHKVEWNKFGCSIMMDKWTARSGKMIINILVNSPNGSLFLESVDASNSSADSTKMYSLFKSTINSIGAENVVQVVTDNASENVKAEKVFNQAIRVHSYIVQRPLLLNMMKRFTKQRSLMKPAKTRFATAFLTLHRMYEQKSNLKKLFVYTNSAYGREVRGRESADIMLSTTLWNNVIHRPLHAARLVLNPELFYDNEERIIGDEELWSGYIECIEKLIPEESVQDKITEQFSTYRNAEQLLGKNMAIRQRKMKSPVEWWKQYGHSTPELQKFAIKVQSLTCSSSGCERNWSVFEHRNKLTLKCLNDLVFIKYNKTLKRRYNARNVLDPIRLDNIDDANEWLTGVPKDHADEEVFEETFDFTRGDVAEARGIGERIYDLRVVPQLQAHRGREKKQLLCP, from the exons ATGCTTCATGAACAAGAATTGCATAATcttgatgatgacgatgatgaaatAGAAGAAGGTGACGATAGTTCGTTGCTTCCATTAAAATCACAAAAGCGGGGAAGGATACAAACAATGTCTTCTAGTTGTGGATCTACTGGTAAGACTAAAGGTCCTATGGATTGCTATTTCTCGCAAAAACCAGGAGATATGGGAGGGAAAAATGGTAATCCTCAAATTGATGCCAAAGCGATTTTGAGGGATCGTGCAGTTGCAATGTTTGCGCGGTGGATGTATGATGCAG GCCAATATGGTCCAGGAATGAAGCCTCCAACTTATCATGAAGTTAGAGGTCCATATCTAAAAAAAGAGGTGGAAGAGACTAACAAAATCGTGGAGGAGCACAAAGTAGAATGGAACAAGTTTGGTTGTTCCATTATGATGGATAAGTGGACGGCAAGAAGTGGAAAAATGATCATCAATATCTTGGTGAATTCTCCTAACGGAAGCTTGTTTCTTGAGTCCGTTGATGCAAGCAACTCTTCTGCTGATTCAACCAAAATGTACTCCTTGTTCAAGAGTACAATAAACTCTATTGGAGCAGAAAATGTTGTTCAAGTTGTCACGGACAACGCCAGTGAAAATGTTAAAGCCG AAAAGGTTTTTAATCAGGCAATTAGAGTGCATTCCTATATCGTTCAAAggcctttgttattgaatatgatGAAGAGATTCACTAAACAAAGAAGCTTGATGAAACCTGCAAAGACAAGATTTGCTACCGCTTTCTTGACTTTGCATAGGATGTATGAGCAAAAAAGCAATTTGAAGAAGTTGTTTGTTTACACTAACAGTGCCTATGGAAGGGAAGTTCGAGGGAGAGAATCTGCAGATATTATGCTTTCTACTACATTATGGAACAATGTG ATTCATCGACCTTTGCATGCAGCTAGACTTGTTTTGAACCCGGAACTGTTTTATGACAATGAAGAGAGGATTATAGGAGATGAAGAATTGTGGAGTGGATACATTGAATGTATTGAGAAGTTGATACCTGAAGAATCCGTGCAAGATAAAATAACAGAGCAATTTAGTACTTATAGGAATGCTGAGCAACTTTTGGGAAAAAACATGGCTATTAGACAAAGAAAGATGAAGTCACCAG TTGAATGGTGGAAGCAATATGGTCATTCCACTCCAGAATTACAAAAGTTTGCCATCAAGGTTCAAAGTCTAACATGTAGCTCATCCGGGTGTGAAAGGAATTGGAGCGTGTTTGAACAT AGGAACAAACTAACCTTGAAGTGTCTCAATGATCTAGTCTTCATTAAGTACAATAAAACATTGAAGCGTCGTTACAACGCTCGCAATGTACTTGATCCAATTAGATTGGACAACATCGATGATGCTAATGAATGGCTAACTGGAGTCCCAAAAGATCATGCAGATGAAGAAGTATTTGAGGAAACTTTTGATTTCACTCGGGGTGATGTTGCGGAGGCGCGTGGAATTGGGGAGAGGATTTATGATTTGAGGGTAGTACCTCAACTTCAAGCTCACAGAGGAAGGGAAAAGAAGCAGCTACTTTGTCCCtag
- the LOC104110412 gene encoding protein CDC73 homolog, with product MDPLTLLREYTIRNELHKIVRIGDDYRFGNDYSFPCTIETAYRSKHVQANRYTLETLINFITNHHLKHTDYIQQSRSLRIPAVTLPDRKPLLDYLTGKTASSDSIEFLKFPQPNETTAPISVSVSAAGVGNDENFLTDVRVLENRNPIELIRAVEKPLKDRESILMCKNRDFYSVFTAALRRDEDRQRAESFQRKDGLVAKNRIERGGFGGGDELGYDGGPKAKMHLKGSKIGEGVPIILVPSAFSTLITIYNVKEFLEDGVFIPTDVKLKQMKGMKPDCITVQKKFSRDRVVTAYEVRDKPSALKAEDWDRVVAVFVLGKEWQFKDWPFKNHVEIFNKIVGFFLRFEDDSVESAKTAKQWNVKIISISKNKRHQDRAAALEVWEKLEEFMRSRSH from the exons ATGGATCCCCTCACCCTCCTCCGGGAGTACACCATCCGAAACGAGCTCCACAAAATCGTCCGCATCGGCGACGATTACCGTTTCGGCAACGACTACTCTTTCCCCTGCACCATTGAAACCGCTTACCGCTCTAAGCACGTGCAAGCCAATCGCTACACTCTTGAAACCCTAATCAACTTCATCACCAATCACCACCTCAAACACACCGATTACATCCAGCAATCACGCTCCCTTCGTATCCCCGCCGTCACTCTCCCTGATCGTAAACCTCTCCTCGATTATCTCACCGGAAAAACTGCCTCGTCTGACTCCATTGAATTCCTCAAATTCCCTCAGCCCAATGAAACTACGGCTCCTATTTCTGTTTCTGTTTCTGCTGCTGGTGTTGGTAACGATGAGAATTTTTTAACGGACGTTAGGGTTTTGGAAAATCGAAACCCGATTGAGCTGATTAGAGCTGTAGAGAAGCCTTTGAAGGATAGGGAGTCGATTTTGATGTGTAAGAACCGGGATTTTTACAGTGTTTTTACAGCGGCGTTGCGTAGAGATGAGGACCGGCAGCGGGCAGAGTCTTTCCAGAGGAAAGACGGTTTGGTAGCGAAGAATCGGATAGAGAGAGGGGGGTTTGGCGGTGGTGATGAATTAGGGTATGATGGTGGGCCGAAGGCGAAAATGCATTTGAAGGGAAGCAAGATAGGGGAGGGTGTTCCGATTATTTTGGTTCCCAGTGCTTTTTCGACTTTGATTACTATTTATAATGTGAAGGAGTTTTTGGAGGATGGGGTCTTTATACCAACTGATGTGAAATTGAAGCAGATGAAGGGGATGAAACCCGATTGTATAACAGTGCAGAAGAAGTTTAGTAGGGATAGGGTAGTTACAGCCTATGAGGTGAGGGATAAGCCTTCTGCATTGAAGGCGGAGGATTGGGATCGTGTGGTGGCGGTTTTCGTGTTGGGGAAAGAATGGCAGTTCAAAGATTGGCCCTTTAAGAATCATGTTGAGATCTTTAACAAGA TTGTAGGATTTTTCTTGCGTTTTGAGGATGATAGCGTGGAGTCAGCGAAGACTGCAAAGCAATGGAATGTTAAGATTATTTCG ATAAGTAAAAACAAACGCCACCAGGATAGAGCTGCAGCACTTGAGGTGTGGGAGAAGCTTGAAGAATTTATGAGGTCTCGCTCGCATTGA